The Epinephelus lanceolatus isolate andai-2023 chromosome 14, ASM4190304v1, whole genome shotgun sequence genome has a window encoding:
- the osgepl1 gene encoding tRNA N6-adenosine threonylcarbamoyltransferase, mitochondrial: MFPTKVKILHRLLQFRHTFWCSPSFGKAPCSRLVLGIETSCDDTGAAVLDETGEILGESLHSQKEVHLRTGGIIPTVAQQLHKENIERVVQEALGRSNVDPSLLTAVATTVKPGLALSLGIGLDFSKRFVRQHNKPFIPIHHMEAHALTVRMIQPVAFPFLVLLISGGHSLLAVARGVDDFLLLGHSLDEAPGDTLDKVARRLSLIKHPQCSTLSGGQAIELLAKTGDRTKFPLRTPMGQTNDCCFSFAGIQNQVTMVIKKKEAEEGIQQGTLLSCVNDIAAATQHTVASHLAKRTHRAILFCKANNLLPSSSPTLVLSGGVASNQYIRKVLTIITDTTGLRLICPPAKFCTDNGVMIAWNGVERLREGKGILSPDVDIRYEPRAQLGVDMTAEVKAAAIRLPSVNLKIPS, from the exons ATGTTCCCTACAAAAGTAAAAATTCTGCACAGGCTGCTACAGTTTAGACACACATTTTGGTGCTCTCCCTCATTTGGAAAAGCACCTTGCTCCAGACTGGTTTTGGGCATTGAGACGAGCTGTGATGacactggagctgctgtgcTGGACGAGACAGGTGAAATACTGGGAGAGTCTCTACATTCACAGAAAGAAGTTCACCTGAG GACAGGTGGCATCATCCCCACAGTGGCACAGCAGCTCCACAAAGAAAACATAGAGCGTGTGGTCCAGGAGGCTTTAGGGAGGAGCAACGTGGACCCAAGCCTCCTCACAGCTGTGGCAACCACTGTGAAGCCAGGCTTGGCCCTAAGCTTGGGTATAGGTCTTGACTTCAGTAAGAGGTTTGTGAGGCAGCACAACAAGCCCTTCATTCCCATCCACCACATGGAGGCTCATGCCCTGACCGTCAGGATGATCCAACCTGTTGCCTTCCCCTTCCTGGTCCTGCTAATTTCTGGTGGTCACTCACTTCTTGCTGTAGCTCGAGGAGTCGACGATTTTCTGCTTTTGGGTCACAGTCTGGATGAAGCTCCAGGGGATACACTGGATAAA GTGGCAAGACGTTTGTCCCTCATAAAACACCCACAGTGCTCCACACTAAGTGGAGGGCAAGCTATAGAGCTTCTGGCAAAGACTGGCGACAGGACGAAATTCCCTCTCAGGACACCTATGGGACAAACAAATgactgctgcttttcttttgcTGGGATACAGAATCAGGTTACCATGgtgataaagaaaaaagaggcagaggaag GTATACAACAGGGAACGCTGTTGTCATGTGTGAATGACATTGCAGCAGCTACACAGCACACAGTTGCCTCCCACCTTGCAAAGCGCACCCATCGTGCCATCTTGTTCTGTAAGGCAAACAATCTGCTGCCGTCAAGCAGTCCCACCTTG GTGCTGTCTGGGGGAGTTGCAAGCAATCAGTACATCCGCAAGGTTTTGACCATCATCACTGACACGACAGGACTACGCCTGATCTGTCCGCCAGCCAAATTCTGCACTGACAATGGAGTGATGATTGCATG GAACGGTGTTGAACGGCTGAGAGAAGGGAAAGGGattctgtctccagatgtggatATCCGCTATGAACCAAG GGCACAGCTGGGTGTTGATATGACAGCAGAGGTAAAGGCAGCAGCGATCAGGTTGCCGTCAGTCAACCTGAAGATCCCCAGCTGA
- the fkbp7 gene encoding peptidyl-prolyl cis-trans isomerase FKBP7 yields the protein MMWRLVSCTLCLFVSSQLSLWCVWATAAELDGEVKIEVLFKPEECTPKSKRGDLMNAHYDGFLAKDGSQFYCSRSDKAGHPQWFVLGVGQVIKGLDIGMEDMCPGEKRKITVPPALAFGEKGKDPVPPNATVVFEVEVYSVSRGPRSMEAFKDMDLDKDRSLTKAEVKEYLKLEYEKGGKPRDDPFYEKIMDDIFRKNDRDKDGQISAKEYNIYEHDEL from the exons ATGATGTGGAGGTTAGTGAGCTGCACACTGTGCCTCTTTGTCTCTTCACAGCTCAGTTTATGGTGTGTTTGGGCGACAGCAGCCGAGCTGGACGGCGAGGTCAAGATTGAAGTTTTGTTCAAGCCCGAGGAGTGCACTCCAAAGAGTAAAAGAGGAGATCTGATGAACGCACATTACGATGGGTTCCTCGCCAAAGATGGTTCTCAGTTCTACTGCAG TCGGTCAGACAAAGCTGGGCACCCTCAGTGGTTTGTGCTGGGCGTCGGACAAGTCATTAAGGGCCTTGATATAGGAATGGAAGATATGTGTCCTGGAGAGAAACGAAAAATAACTGTTCCACCTGCCCTGGCCTTTGGAGAGAAAGGCAAAG ATCCAGTGCCGCCCAATGCTACTGTGGTCTTTGAGGTGGAGGTCTACTCTGTGTCAAGGGGACCACGCAGCATGGAGGCTTTCAAAGACATGGACCTTGATAAAGACAGAAGTCTCACAAAGGCTGAG GTAAAAGAATACCTGAAACTGGAGTATGAAAAAGGTGGGAAGCCACGCGACGATCCTTTCTATGAGAAGATTATGGATGATATATTCCGCAAGAATGACCGTGACAAAGACGGACAGATCAGTGCTAAGGAGTATAATATTTATGAACATGATGAGCTGTAA